In Actinoplanes derwentensis, the following proteins share a genomic window:
- a CDS encoding serine hydrolase domain-containing protein, with protein sequence MTDDLLADFVRADQEQDLGAYGIHVHQEGKPPIEHRFRSDDRVNLYSVAKTFTAVALGLAEAEGRLTLDDRLLDHLPELRPLAADGFEDVTLRHLTLMTSGSGLRWHAHERIDAADLLHDIVAAPLVAAPGTRYAYTGTGPYAVGRVIARATGANLRDYLLPRLFQPLDLHNPAWHCCPLGFPFAESSLFLTTSELARFARLLLQDGEWEGRQIIPADFVRGMVADPVATGYRGHLSYGYGFGVWIGRDDTYRMDGAYGQFAVIAPAHRAAITVTAHSTRDADLLTAVHDLVLSRLAP encoded by the coding sequence GTGACTGACGATCTTCTGGCCGACTTCGTCCGGGCCGATCAAGAACAGGACCTGGGGGCGTACGGCATTCACGTCCACCAGGAGGGCAAGCCGCCGATCGAGCACCGTTTCCGCTCCGACGACCGGGTCAACCTGTACTCGGTGGCGAAGACCTTCACCGCGGTCGCCCTGGGACTGGCCGAAGCCGAGGGCCGCCTCACCCTCGACGACCGCCTGCTCGACCACCTGCCCGAACTGCGCCCACTGGCCGCCGACGGCTTCGAAGACGTGACGTTGCGTCATCTGACCCTGATGACCAGCGGTTCCGGCCTGCGCTGGCACGCGCACGAACGCATCGACGCGGCCGACCTGCTGCACGACATCGTCGCCGCGCCGCTGGTAGCCGCGCCTGGGACGCGTTACGCGTACACCGGCACCGGCCCTTATGCGGTAGGCCGGGTGATCGCCCGGGCAACCGGCGCGAACCTCCGCGATTACCTCCTGCCTCGCCTCTTCCAGCCGCTCGACCTGCACAATCCCGCCTGGCACTGCTGCCCGCTGGGTTTCCCGTTCGCGGAGAGCAGCCTGTTCCTGACGACATCCGAGCTGGCGCGTTTCGCCCGCCTGCTGCTCCAGGACGGCGAGTGGGAGGGTCGTCAGATCATTCCCGCCGATTTCGTACGCGGGATGGTCGCCGATCCGGTAGCCACCGGTTACCGCGGCCACCTCTCGTACGGCTACGGCTTCGGCGTCTGGATCGGCCGCGACGACACTTACCGGATGGACGGCGCTTACGGCCAGTTCGCGGTGATCGCCCCGGCCCACCGCGCCGCGATCACGGTGACCGCCCACTCGACGCGAGACGCCGACCTGCTGACCGCCGTCCACGACTTGGTCCTGTCCCGCCTGGCCCCCTGA
- a CDS encoding SMI1/KNR4 family protein: protein MGDVTAAWIRIENWLRQHSPGGLAALAFPADEARIAAAGVELPAELAESLRRHDGLTRWNNLLPWGAPLAVAEIVEHYEIRMEIAEDVDGFTAHQPGAEPWWHERWIPFADAGMGLQIVDGRDGRVGLAPTSNPADFADGWPSLSDYLHAVVESLETGTPIGEWHPYLTVAGDLWWDLADRTELDGQPLRPVQPTQATAGLDGGSLV, encoded by the coding sequence ATGGGTGACGTGACAGCAGCCTGGATCCGTATCGAGAACTGGCTGCGGCAACATTCGCCGGGCGGGCTGGCGGCGCTGGCGTTTCCGGCCGACGAGGCGCGGATCGCCGCCGCCGGAGTCGAACTTCCGGCCGAACTGGCCGAGTCGCTGCGGCGGCACGACGGCCTGACCAGGTGGAACAACCTGCTGCCCTGGGGTGCCCCGCTGGCGGTCGCCGAGATCGTCGAACATTACGAGATCCGGATGGAGATCGCCGAGGACGTCGACGGGTTCACCGCCCATCAGCCGGGCGCCGAACCGTGGTGGCACGAACGCTGGATCCCGTTCGCCGACGCCGGGATGGGGCTGCAGATCGTCGACGGGCGTGACGGCCGGGTCGGGTTGGCGCCGACCAGCAACCCGGCGGACTTCGCCGATGGTTGGCCGTCTCTCAGCGACTATCTTCACGCGGTCGTCGAATCCCTGGAGACCGGTACCCCGATCGGCGAATGGCACCCCTACCTGACTGTCGCCGGTGACCTGTGGTGGGATCTCGCCGACCGCACCGAACTCGACGGCCAGCCACTGCGCCCGGTCCAGCCGACACAGGCCACGGCCGGTCTCGACGGCGGGTCGCTGGTCTGA
- a CDS encoding DUF2461 domain-containing protein, with amino-acid sequence MTFRGWPSEALEFYEGLAADNSKTYWTERQAFYEEQVREPGRELLAELEPEFGPGKIFRPHRDVRFSRDKSPYKTHLGIWMAAGFYVQLSGDGLAAGCGMYRMAPDQLDRYRRTLTDPRLGPSLPELLADLEKAGLEIHGHDSLKTAPRGFPKDHPRVELLRHKGLTTWQEWEPAEWMGTAAARDRIVTFFRASRPLKDWLDHHVGPPAP; translated from the coding sequence GTGACGTTCCGCGGCTGGCCGAGTGAGGCGCTCGAGTTCTACGAGGGTCTCGCCGCCGACAATTCGAAGACCTACTGGACTGAACGTCAGGCATTCTACGAGGAGCAGGTGCGGGAGCCCGGGCGGGAACTGCTCGCCGAACTGGAGCCGGAGTTCGGGCCCGGCAAGATCTTCCGGCCGCACCGGGATGTCCGGTTCAGCCGTGACAAGAGCCCGTACAAGACGCATCTGGGGATCTGGATGGCGGCCGGGTTCTATGTTCAACTCTCCGGCGACGGACTGGCGGCCGGATGCGGTATGTACCGGATGGCCCCGGACCAACTGGACCGCTACCGCCGTACGCTGACCGATCCTCGCCTCGGCCCGTCGTTGCCGGAACTGCTCGCCGACCTGGAGAAGGCCGGCCTGGAGATCCACGGCCACGACAGCCTGAAGACGGCACCCCGCGGTTTCCCCAAAGATCATCCCCGGGTCGAGCTGCTCCGGCACAAGGGCTTGACCACCTGGCAGGAGTGGGAACCGGCCGAGTGGATGGGTACGGCCGCCGCCCGCGACCGCATCGTCACCTTCTTCCGCGCGAGCCGGCCCCTCAAAGACTGGCTCGACCACCACGTCGGCCCGCCCGCCCCCTAG
- a CDS encoding IclR family transcriptional regulator, with the protein MLKEDEGQSRSIAAVERAMDVLLHFGRTDQPDLGVTEIATALGLTKAAVHRILTALRSRELITVDPATRRYALGPAAVALGRAYLARTDVRAMAAPELRQLSAQAGETATLSLRRGDARLYVDQVVPDQELRLELSLGIPSALHAGASAKAFLAFLPDFEVETYLERRPLPAITDRTVTDPAKLRKDLAAIRKRGYATSLGERQAGAASVAAPIFDHDGRVVAVLSLAGPASRFRPDADTSASTGLREAAGRISAQLGYRRE; encoded by the coding sequence GTGCTGAAAGAGGACGAGGGTCAGTCCCGATCCATCGCCGCCGTCGAGCGCGCCATGGACGTGCTCCTCCACTTCGGCCGCACCGACCAGCCCGACCTCGGCGTCACCGAGATCGCCACCGCCCTGGGCCTGACCAAAGCGGCAGTGCACCGGATCCTCACCGCCCTGCGCAGCCGCGAGCTGATCACCGTCGACCCGGCCACCCGCCGCTACGCGCTCGGGCCCGCCGCCGTCGCCCTCGGCCGCGCCTACCTGGCCCGCACCGACGTGCGCGCGATGGCCGCCCCCGAGCTTCGGCAGCTCTCCGCCCAGGCCGGCGAGACCGCCACCCTTTCGCTGCGGCGCGGCGACGCCCGTCTCTACGTCGACCAGGTGGTGCCCGACCAGGAGCTGCGTCTCGAATTGAGCCTCGGCATCCCGTCCGCGCTGCACGCCGGGGCCTCGGCCAAAGCGTTCCTGGCGTTCCTGCCGGACTTCGAGGTGGAGACCTACCTGGAACGGCGTCCGTTACCGGCGATCACCGACCGGACCGTCACCGACCCGGCGAAACTTCGCAAGGACCTGGCCGCCATCCGTAAGCGTGGCTACGCGACATCGCTCGGCGAACGTCAGGCCGGAGCCGCGTCGGTGGCCGCGCCGATCTTCGACCACGACGGCCGGGTGGTGGCCGTGCTCAGCCTGGCCGGTCCGGCGTCGCGGTTCCGGCCCGACGCCGACACGTCCGCGAGCACCGGCCTCCGGGAGGCGGCGGGCCGGATCTCCGCCCAGCTCGGCTACCGCCGGGAGTGA
- a CDS encoding isocitrate lyase/PEP mutase family protein, translating to MHVSALRALLAADRVTHVPGVYDPVTAALAVRAGHRAVHLGGSAVSATLLGRPVPDAQIADRASTLAPALDGVPLLADAETGFAEPRQAVWTALAYSRAGVSGLQLNDRASTSGPHPRDRGSVSGTRLQDQPGVSGSRLQDRDGRRRLGKLIGIGQATATIAALAEQVPEMVVIARTCAFPELGLDETIVRCRAYAEAGADAVLPEGVDTVEDWARLRAALPGVPLVIDRSEAAPGKTVLPDADLALAGVRLVLHPVTALLAAVRAVSLTYRAIADTGSAEPVDRMPWAAITELTVQEETRDARPAPAPTSTPAPGPVPDFGNLQT from the coding sequence ATGCATGTCTCCGCACTGCGAGCACTCCTCGCCGCCGACCGGGTCACCCACGTCCCCGGTGTCTACGACCCGGTCACCGCGGCGCTCGCCGTGCGGGCCGGTCACCGGGCCGTGCACCTGGGCGGGTCGGCCGTGTCGGCGACTCTGCTGGGCCGGCCCGTACCCGACGCCCAGATCGCCGACCGCGCGTCCACACTGGCCCCGGCACTCGACGGGGTCCCGCTGCTGGCCGACGCCGAGACCGGCTTCGCCGAGCCACGGCAAGCGGTGTGGACCGCCCTGGCATATTCCCGCGCCGGAGTCTCGGGCCTCCAACTGAACGACCGGGCCAGTACCTCCGGCCCCCACCCACGGGACAGAGGCAGCGTCTCCGGCACCCGCCTGCAGGACCAGCCCGGCGTCTCCGGTTCCCGCCTGCAGGACCGGGACGGCCGGAGACGGCTCGGGAAACTGATCGGGATCGGTCAGGCGACCGCGACGATCGCCGCCTTGGCCGAACAGGTGCCGGAGATGGTGGTGATCGCGCGGACCTGCGCTTTCCCGGAGCTAGGGCTGGACGAGACGATCGTGCGATGCCGCGCCTACGCCGAGGCGGGAGCCGACGCGGTGCTTCCCGAGGGCGTGGACACCGTGGAGGATTGGGCCCGGTTGCGGGCGGCGCTTCCTGGCGTACCGCTGGTGATCGATCGCAGTGAGGCCGCGCCGGGGAAGACCGTGCTGCCGGACGCCGACCTCGCCCTCGCCGGTGTCCGCCTGGTTCTGCATCCGGTGACCGCGCTGCTCGCCGCCGTGCGGGCCGTCTCGCTCACCTACCGGGCGATCGCCGACACCGGCAGCGCCGAACCGGTCGACCGGATGCCGTGGGCCGCGATCACCGAGCTCACCGTTCAGGAGGAGACCCGCGACGCCCGGCCCGCTCCCGCTCCCACATCGACGCCCGCGCCTGGGCCCGTTCCCGATTTCGGAAATCTACAGACCTGA
- a CDS encoding acyl-CoA dehydrogenase family protein, whose protein sequence is MINGVTASLTAVLDGRWAHIRQAVRDGLGAEFVSVAGEGGDEARARVTRLIRSLPTDVGVAAAFPVAYGGSADPGGSTVAAEMLGQVDLSLMVKAGVQWGLFGGAVVALGTAYHHDRYLRDIISADLMGCFAMTETGHGSDVQQLRTTCTYDPASGTFVLHTPHEAARKDYIGNAAKDGRMAVVFAQLITGGKRYGVHAWMVPIRAEDGTPMPGVTIGDAGPKAGLLGVDNGRLSFDHVTVPREMLLDRYGQVAPDGTYHSSIENDTRRFFTMLGTLVRGRVTVGAAASAATRNALTIAVRYGDTRRQFTRPGDDREVVLNDYLAHQRKLLPALARTYAYVFAQEELAVTMGEVQSGTGPVDEHRQRELESRAAGLKAVQTWHATSTIQMCREACGGAGYLAENRLPGLKADTDVFTTFEGDNTVLLQLVAKGLLTGYRDAFGSLDGWGRATFVAEQVREMVLERTAARSLIQRLVSTVPGRDEEVAVTDRGWHLAVFEDREKHLLESVIRRLRKGAATKKDSPFDIFNDVQDHVLSTALAHIDRITLEAFVAGIDRTTDPAARELLAKLCDLYALSTIEAGKAWFLEHGRLTPARSKAITAVINDLLRELRPHMRTLVDAFAIPEEWLNAAILREEPSRQDTMAKEDDAVRAT, encoded by the coding sequence ATGATCAACGGAGTCACCGCATCTCTCACCGCAGTGCTCGACGGGCGCTGGGCGCACATCCGGCAGGCCGTGCGGGACGGGCTCGGCGCCGAGTTCGTCAGTGTGGCCGGTGAGGGTGGCGACGAGGCCCGGGCGCGGGTCACCCGGTTGATCAGGTCGCTGCCGACCGATGTCGGGGTGGCGGCCGCGTTCCCGGTGGCCTATGGCGGCTCCGCTGATCCCGGAGGCTCGACCGTCGCCGCGGAGATGCTCGGGCAGGTCGACCTGTCACTGATGGTGAAGGCCGGCGTGCAGTGGGGCCTGTTCGGCGGGGCGGTGGTCGCGCTGGGCACCGCCTATCATCACGATCGGTACCTGCGGGACATCATCTCGGCTGATCTGATGGGCTGTTTCGCGATGACCGAGACCGGTCACGGGTCGGACGTGCAGCAGTTACGCACCACCTGCACCTACGACCCGGCGTCCGGGACTTTCGTGCTGCACACCCCGCATGAGGCGGCCCGTAAGGATTACATCGGCAACGCCGCGAAGGACGGCCGGATGGCTGTCGTGTTCGCCCAGCTGATCACCGGCGGTAAGCGGTACGGCGTGCACGCCTGGATGGTGCCGATCCGTGCCGAGGACGGCACCCCGATGCCGGGTGTCACCATCGGTGACGCCGGGCCCAAAGCGGGTCTGCTCGGTGTCGACAACGGGCGGCTCAGTTTCGACCACGTGACGGTTCCCCGGGAGATGCTGCTCGACCGGTACGGGCAGGTCGCCCCGGACGGCACCTACCACAGCAGCATCGAGAACGACACGCGCCGCTTCTTCACCATGCTCGGCACCCTGGTCCGCGGCCGGGTCACCGTCGGTGCGGCGGCGTCCGCGGCCACCCGCAACGCCCTCACCATCGCGGTCCGTTACGGCGACACCCGCCGCCAGTTCACCCGGCCCGGTGACGACCGCGAGGTGGTCCTCAACGACTACCTGGCGCACCAGCGCAAACTTCTGCCGGCGCTGGCCCGGACTTACGCTTACGTCTTCGCCCAAGAAGAACTCGCCGTCACCATGGGTGAAGTGCAGAGCGGCACCGGCCCGGTCGACGAACACCGCCAGCGCGAACTGGAATCCCGTGCCGCCGGCCTGAAAGCCGTCCAGACCTGGCACGCCACCAGCACCATCCAGATGTGCCGGGAAGCGTGCGGCGGCGCCGGCTACCTCGCCGAGAACCGCCTGCCCGGCCTCAAAGCCGACACCGACGTCTTCACCACGTTCGAAGGCGACAACACCGTCCTGCTCCAGCTGGTCGCGAAAGGTCTGCTCACCGGCTACCGCGACGCTTTCGGATCACTCGACGGGTGGGGCCGCGCCACGTTCGTCGCCGAACAGGTCCGCGAGATGGTCCTGGAGCGCACCGCCGCCCGCTCCCTGATCCAGCGCCTGGTCAGCACGGTCCCCGGCCGTGACGAGGAGGTCGCGGTCACCGACCGGGGCTGGCACCTGGCGGTCTTCGAAGACCGCGAGAAGCACCTCCTCGAGAGCGTCATCCGCCGCCTCCGCAAGGGCGCCGCCACCAAGAAGGACAGTCCCTTCGACATCTTCAACGACGTCCAGGACCACGTGCTGTCCACCGCGCTCGCGCACATCGACCGGATCACGCTGGAAGCGTTCGTGGCCGGAATCGATCGCACCACCGACCCGGCCGCCCGCGAGCTGCTCGCCAAACTCTGCGACCTGTACGCCCTGAGCACCATCGAAGCCGGCAAAGCCTGGTTCCTGGAACACGGCCGCCTGACCCCGGCCCGCTCCAAAGCGATCACCGCCGTCATCAACGACCTGCTCCGCGAACTGCGCCCGCACATGCGCACGCTCGTCGACGCCTTCGCCATCCCGGAGGAGTGGCTGAACGCCGCGATCCTCCGCGAGGAACCGTCCCGCCAGGACACGATGGCCAAGGAGGACGACGCGGTCCGGGCCACCTGA
- a CDS encoding type II toxin-antitoxin system VapC family toxin: MIVDTDAFSHLWRNTAPATALASQLVGTIPVISSTTVAEVHFGAAKRGWGQRRVDQLEEAIRRYVVAPYHHDLARLWGRLKSQAQQSAHPLGQNTETNDLWICATAIYHNAPLLTLNRRHFESFPGLVLLS; the protein is encoded by the coding sequence GTGATCGTCGATACCGACGCGTTCTCACACCTCTGGCGGAATACGGCTCCGGCGACCGCACTGGCATCCCAACTGGTCGGCACGATTCCGGTGATCAGCTCCACGACCGTAGCCGAGGTACATTTCGGGGCGGCGAAGCGGGGATGGGGGCAACGCCGCGTCGATCAGCTCGAGGAGGCGATCCGGCGGTATGTCGTCGCTCCCTACCACCACGATCTGGCCCGGCTTTGGGGACGGTTGAAGAGTCAGGCCCAGCAGTCAGCGCATCCACTCGGTCAGAACACTGAGACCAACGACCTGTGGATCTGCGCCACAGCGATTTACCACAATGCGCCTCTGCTCACGCTCAATCGCCGGCACTTCGAGAGCTTTCCCGGTCTGGTGCTGCTCTCCTGA
- a CDS encoding response regulator transcription factor, producing the protein MIRLLLADDQALVRGAMAALLDLETDLTVVAEVGRGDEVVEAARTRAADVALLDVQMPGLDGIAAARLLREAVPGCRVLMVTTFGRAGYLRQAMAAGAGGFVVKDTPARQLADAVRRVHQGLIVVDPALAAQSLTHGDSPLTDRETDVLRAARTGGTVADIAHELRLSDGTVRNHLSAAIGKTGARTRAEAARLATDNGWLLT; encoded by the coding sequence GTGATCAGACTGCTACTCGCCGACGACCAGGCACTCGTCCGGGGCGCGATGGCCGCCCTGCTCGACCTGGAGACCGACCTGACCGTGGTCGCCGAAGTCGGCCGCGGCGACGAAGTGGTCGAAGCAGCCCGCACCCGCGCCGCCGACGTGGCCCTGCTCGACGTGCAGATGCCCGGCCTGGACGGCATCGCCGCCGCGCGACTGCTGCGCGAGGCGGTTCCCGGATGCCGGGTGCTGATGGTCACCACGTTCGGCCGGGCCGGTTACCTCCGACAGGCGATGGCCGCCGGCGCCGGTGGTTTCGTCGTCAAGGACACTCCCGCACGGCAACTCGCCGACGCCGTCCGCCGGGTCCACCAGGGCCTGATCGTGGTCGACCCGGCCCTGGCCGCCCAGAGCCTCACCCACGGCGACTCCCCACTGACCGACCGGGAGACCGACGTGCTGCGCGCCGCCCGCACCGGCGGCACGGTCGCCGACATCGCCCACGAACTGCGCCTCTCCGACGGCACGGTCCGCAACCACCTGTCCGCGGCGATCGGCAAGACCGGAGCCCGAACCCGAGCCGAAGCGGCCCGCCTGGCCACCGACAACGGCTGGCTACTCACCTGA